A portion of the Bombina bombina isolate aBomBom1 chromosome 11, aBomBom1.pri, whole genome shotgun sequence genome contains these proteins:
- the LOC128641761 gene encoding urotensin-2 receptor-like — protein MEPRLDSSRPWNQKNLTGHFNFSIEASGGSDIAVTSVLGVVLAVMCLVGMSGNTYTLVVMNMSMKFTGSMYIYIVNLALADLLYLATIPFVVCTYFGKNWYFGDIGCRILFSLDLLTMHASIFILTIMSTERYLAVVRPLDTISRSRYYRRTITCLVWLVSFLLALPTMILIDLRTSVHNGITKQMCHPTWQLEAYKIYLTILFHTCILAPGLVICYLYFKMAKTYWKSQSSIFSNKEVKRCPKQKVLYMIFSIVLTYWACFIPFWVWQLLSIYCQAVETQNSSVYVNFVVTCLAYSNSCINPFLYTLLSKNYKEYLRSRHKVGTTQPKKRALVRTSSRKSVTSASHLYTETVVLAQLKGPLEESSHV, from the coding sequence ATGGAACCCAGACTGGACTCCTCACGTCCTTGGAACCAGAAAAACCTTACTGGCCACTTTAACTTTTCTATTGAGGCTTCTGGTGGCAGTGACATAGCGGTGACCTCTGTGTTGGGGGTCGTTCTTGCTGTTATGTGCCTTGTCGGGATGAGCGGGAACACTTACACACTGGTGGTCATGAACATGTCTATGAAATTCACTGGATCTATGTACATCTACATAGTTAACCTGGCACTGGCCGATCTGCTCTATTTGGCCACCATACCATTTGTGGTCTGCACCTACTTTGGGAAGAACTGGTATTTTGGAGACATTGGTTGTCGGATCCTGTTCAGTCTAGATCTGTTGACCATGCATGCCAGTATCTTCATCCTCACCATTATGAGCACTGAGAGGTACCTGGCTGTGGTGAGACCACTAGACACAATCAGCAGGTCCCGGTACTACAGAAGGACTATTACCTGCCTGGTCTGGCTGGTGTCATTCCTGCTTGCTCTaccaactatgatcctaatagaTCTCAGGACCAGCGTGCATAATGGCATCACCAAACAAATGTGCCACCCCACCTGGCAACTGGAAGCCTACAAGATCTATCTGACCATCCTGTTCCACACCTGCATCCTAGCACCAGGCTTAGTCATCTGCTACCTTTATTTCAAGATGGCTAAAACCTATTGGAAATCCCAAAGCAGCATCTTCAGCAACAAAGAGGTAAAGAGGTGTCCAAAGCAGAAGGTCCTCTATATGATCTTCAGCATTGTCCTCACCTACTGGGCTTGTTTCATCCCATTCTGGGTCTGGCAGCTGCTCAGTATTTATTGCCAGGCTGTAGAAACGCAGAACTCCTCTGTATATGTCAACTTTGTGGTGACATGTTTGGCTTATAGCAACAGCTGCATTAACCCCTTCTTGTACACCCTGCTTTCAAAAAATTACAAGGAGTACCTACGGAGCAGGCACAAGGTTGGCACAACTCAACCAAAGAAAAGGGCCCTGGTGAGAACCTCATCCCGAAAGTCAGTGACCTCTGCTAGTCACCTCTACACAGAAACGGTGGTCCTGGCTCAGTTAAAGGGGCCGTTAGAAGAATCAAGTCATGTGTGA